A single window of Bombus pascuorum chromosome 1, iyBomPasc1.1, whole genome shotgun sequence DNA harbors:
- the LOC132908832 gene encoding DNA-directed RNA polymerase III subunit RPC3, with protein MSLMCRKLCFSILSEHFGQIVQSVAEDLFKHGARPIGLIRHATHLPIIKIKESLCVLIKHGLVKYNQTEKGMEYSLIVENVLLIFRYPRYIFFVKTVCGNECEMIFEEVLMHGYITASEAIVKTYKKIEQSPSDLQPSVPVLKEKFGLLVKNQFLIRSIITIEERNEKGYFTLPDLNLAAITKRIEGHDIDTGDSKIYWKVNFDRLTQDFRDQIIISAISRRLDENAGVLMRQLLILMYLRTSSWEYTSNPIPLTEIKEAVRKVDCPLLIQYLDQYLRLIEEDSSKFIKRVGDSGGGQYSVNMKEAFKQLAWTMLENIVMERFGSKAARIFRLVRYRKYIEQEQIQQLVMIPAKEAKHLTYTLLQENYLQIQEIKKSGVSATPIKTFFLFHIDLDLVVRMEVEHCYHALYNTMQRREYEASNNKRMIDKQLRMQTLTTNLKEHGASEEQLAEIAEMMTPSEKQQLENVQNRIKKLGITELQIDDTLFLLTMYLRYH; from the exons ATGTCATTAATGTGTAGAAAGTtgtgcttttctattttatccgAGCACTTTGGACAGATTGTGCAATCTGTGGCTgaagatttatttaaacatgGTGCAAGACCAATAGGATTAATTCGTCATGCAACACATCTTCCTATAATAAAG ATTAAAGAATCATTAtgtgttttaataaaacatggTCTTGTTAAATACAATCAAACAGAAAAGGGGATGGAATATTCTTTAATTgtagaaaatgttttacttatttttcgTTACCCAAg gtATATATTCTTTGTAAAAACAGTGTGTGGAAATGAATGTGAAATGATTTTTGAAGAAGTATTAATGCATGGATATATAACAGCTTCAGAAGCAATCGtgaaaacatataaaaagattGAACAGTCACCtt CTGATCTGCAACCATCAGTTCCAgttttaaaagagaaatttggaTTACTTGTCAAAAACCAGTTTTTAATACGCAGTATAATCACAATTGAagagagaaatgaaaaaggtTATTTTACATTACCAGATTTGAATTTGGCTGCTATTACTAAAAGAATAGAAGGACATGATATTGATACTGGagatagtaaaatttattggaaaGTTAATTTTGATCGTCTTACCCAAGACTTTAG GgatcaaattattatatcagcTATAAGCAGACGACTTGACGAAAATGCAGGAGTGTTGATGAGACAGTTATTGATTCTTATGTATTTACGGACATCATCATGGGAATACACATCCAATCCAATACCTcttacagaaataaaagaagcagTTAGAAAAGTAGATTGTCCATTACTTATACAATATCTTGATCAATATTTACGTCTAATTG AGGAAGATTctagtaaatttataaaacgagTTGGAGATTCGGGAGGTGGTCAATATAGCGTTAATATGAAAGAGGCGTTTAAACAGTTAGCATGGACCatgttagaaaatattgtaatggAGCGATTTGGTTCAAAGGCAGCTAGAATTTTTAG ATTAGTGCGATATAGGAAGTACATTGAACAGGAGCAAATTCAACAATTGGTGATGATTCCGGCAAAAGAAGCGAAGCATCTGACCTATACTCTCTTGCAAgagaattatttacaaattcaggaaataaaaaagtccGGAGTATCAGCTACAccaataaaaacatttttcctGTTTCACATTGATTTAGATTTGGTTGTTCGTATGGAAGTGGAGCACTGTTATCATGCACTGTACAATACTATGCAAAGACGAGAGTATGAAGCAAGCAACAATAAGCGGATGATCGATAAACAATTACGAATGCAAACCCTTACGACTAATCTGAAAGAACATGGTGCTAGCGAAGAGCAATTAGCAGAG ATTGCAGAAATGATGACACCGTCTGAGAAACAACAACtagaaaatgttcaaaatagaattaagaaattagGTATTACCGAATTGCAGATTGACGATACTTTGTTCCTATTGACAATGTATTTACGTTACCATTAA